The genomic interval CATTTAGATTTCACGCACAGGTTAAATGTTTTAGTTAGTTTAATGATTAATGCATATTTTGCGTGCCACCAACATCGGGAAAAACTGCTTTCAATATTTAAATCTGCTTTGCTGTGCTTTGTTTTAAGTAAAGCTCTGTATTTGATGACAACTCTATTATCACAATGAGTAGGAAGGTAGGTCTATATGATCAAATGTGCATCATTCACTATTAATGTTTGCTAGTTCAAACCTGTTATTACTATTACAAAGCCAACAAAGAAAAGTCTGTGAACCCAAATCTTTTAATTTCTAACATGCTTTTGTACTGTTGTAATGTCTAATTTGGAAGAGCTGGATAATGCGGTCACCTTGTTTTCGCCCATTGAGAACATGATAAAGTGCATAACCGGTTCAAGACGTTTTTCTTTTTGAGTTTTGAACGAAATCCTTTAACAAGACACAAAGCCCTATCAATGATTGTGATGATGatcagggttgtttttttttttgttttgttttgtttttttacagccTGAAAACAAACCTTGTTGAGGAAAGCTGTGCATGAGCAGGCGGAGAGGGGAGAAGAAGAACAAGTTAATACTGAAGATGTCCACGTCAACTCAATCGGATGGTAGAGGGATTTGGGTGAAGTCAAAATTAAGTCTTCATTTAAATTTAGTGGTTGGTACAGGAACCAAATAAATCATTGACGAGAATAAATGAAAGGAGAAGAGAGTCTGGTTGGTCAACCGTGCACCGAAGAATACCTGATTCAGATCCAAAGAAATGGGACAAATGTGATGAGTGacttttgtacattttcatCCAGTCATGTCATTGCTGAAATGACTCTGCTCCACCTTTCTCCACCACTCGAGCCCCCTCTACATGATGCTGCACTTGGCCTTTAGCTTGTCAGCCCTGCGTTGCTTACTTGAACGCATGTTGAGGCTCATGTCACGCTTCTTGTCAAGGTTGAGCAGCTCCTGGAAGAGCTCAGTGACATTGTGGTTGGTCTTGGCTGACGTCTCCATAAAGGCACACTTCCAGCTGTTGGCCTGTGCCTCCCCTTCCTTGGTCTCGACCTCACGTTGGCTCTCGTCACTCTTATTGCCCACCAGCATGATTGGGATGCCCTCCACATTGCCCTTAATAGCTAGTACCTGCTGATAGATAGGTTTGAGCTCCTCCAGTGACTGGCGGCTCGTGATGGAGTACACCAGGATGAATGCGTGACCCTTGGAGATGGACAAGCGCTGCATTGCTGGGAACTGGTGGCTGCCTGTTGTATCAGTGATCTCAAGCGTGCACACACTTTTGTCACAGCTTATCACCTGCCGGTATGTATCTTCCACCGTGGGGATGTACGTGTCCCTGAACGTGCCCTTCACGAAACGAAGAACCAGGGAGCTCTTGCCAACACCTCCAGCCCCAAACACCACCACACGGTAGTCATTGCTCTGCTCAGGCATGCTGGTATGGTCCACTCAGGGTGCAGTCAGTGCTAAATCTTGATGTATTCCCTGAGATCTAGAAAAATacaaattgaagaaaaaaaaacatgcatttaaatatttaaatattaaatgtaatagaATCACTCAtgataatgttattaatatctAATGCGTATTTTGTTTGCACAGGTCCACACAACCACACATGCCCCACAAAATCCCAGGTTGAATGTCTCCCAATGTTCAATTGTGTCTGGCTACCAACGCAGGTGTGAATTTATCCTTGGAGCTCATTCAAAGGTAAAATATAACTGTATAAACAATGGATGATAAAGCAGCACTCATCAGGAATGTAGAACAAGGATACCCTCTAAGgccaaaagtaattggacaccTGATCTTCACACGCATATACGGTTCCTCCCCAGgtctgttgccacaaagttagaAGCATGAAATTGTCTAGAATGTTATTGTGTGCTGCAGTATTATTTTCCCTTCCCTTTCATCATGACAATACCCCGGTTCACAAAGCATGCTCCATGAAGCCATGGACTGTGATCTTGAGTGTCCTGTGTTCCAAGCAGTGACTACAGTAACTCAACCTGATTGAACACATGTAGGATGAACTGAAACATCAACTGCACCCCAGACAACCTCTATTTATTGCTATTAGTGATGTAGCaaaatggtcaggtgtccacaaacttttggctacATAGTGTATCTAAAATAATGTCAATGCACTTAAACAAACACCgtaaataaagcataataattGTCCTGTGCTTGCATGAGtaatactatataaatatattgtatttagCTGTATGACAAGGATGAGTCAGTATACTTATATATATGCcacagaatatataaatatataatacagaataGATATGCCGCTCTCAGCTGTTTAGTGGCAAAACAGTTTGAAGGCAAAAtcgttttaattgttttttaattgtttttaattgttctttgttttcacTCAGCAGAAGAGATTATAAGAagagttacagtatatacaactgaaaacacacacacacacacacacacacacacacacacacacacacacacacacacatcaacctCAAAATGCATTGGACCGTTTGCTTCGTAAAAAGTTCTACAATGTACCCCAAAAAGCAGGGAGCATCTATGTGCACTATGTTCAATTattagaaaggacattatgttttttaaaacctttcagTTTGAGAAAGAATACATAAAAAATCCCGGACTAAACTTTGCAGGACCAACTTTGTCTAGAAATGAGAGTAGCTTGTTATCATTGCTGTTCTTATatgattcttctttttcttctttcggcttttcccttcaggggtcgccacagcgaatcatctctctccacctatccctatcttctgcatcctcaacacttgcacccactggcttcatatcctcattctGCTCTCATATGATTACTTGCATTaataatttttaactttatttgcttttctatacatacatttttcattatGTACTTTAATcaacataaaatattatgtCAAAGATATCAGTCCTGTTTGTTGTAAATAATGCCAGATGTCACATTTTACCATGTATGGAATGAATCAAGTCATCAGTGTCCAAGTGTGTAGTGAAACAGTCTTTGTGCCTGAACTCGTTTACGTGATATACCGATTTACAAGCTGCTAGTGAACTGATCAAAAAAGTTGTAATTTgtgctttcttgtttttttaaggAGCTTGAATAGCGCCAAGCCAGACCACAGGAGGTGTTTCCGTATCCTATGCATTGTCATGTTTATGTGGGCGGTGATACCTGTCCATGTTTCCCGCCATTGCACCTGATCCGTGTAGACTTTAATTAGATGCCTTATACAGTGGGTACGGAAATTATTCAGACCCCTTTACATTTTTCACTCTTTGTTTCATTGAAGCCATTTGCTAAAatcaaaaaagttcattttatttctcattaatgtACACTCAGCACCCTAtcttgtcagaaaaaaaaaccagaaatgtagaaatgattgcaaatttattaaaaaagaaaaactgaaatatcacatggtcataagtattcagaccctttgctGTGACACTCATATTTAACTCACATGCTGTCCATTTCTTCTGATCCTCCTTGAGATGGTTCTACTCCTTCATTGGAGTCCAGCTGTGTTTAATTTTACTGATTGGACTTAATTAGGAAAGTCATGCACCTGTCTATATAAGACTTTACAGCTCACAGTGCATGTCAGAGCAAAGGAGAATCATGAGGTCAAAGGAACTGCCCAAGGAGCTCAGAGACAGAATTGTGACAAGTCACGGATCTCACCAAGGTTACAAAAGAAATTCTGCAGCACCGTCCAGCCAAACTGAGCAATCGTGGGAGAGGAGCCTTGGTGAGAGAGGTAAAGAAGAACCTAAAGATCACTGTGGCTGAGCTCCAGAGATGCAGTAGGGAGATGGGAGAAGTTCCAGAAAGTCAACTATCACTGCAGCCCTCCACCAGTCAGGGCTCTATGGCAGAGAGGCCCGACGGAAGCCTCTCCTCAGTGCAAGACATatgaaaaaacacatgaaggaCTCCCAGACTATGAGAAATAAGATcctctggtctgatgagaccaagattgAACTTTTTGCCATTAATTCTAAGCGGTATGTGTGGAGAAAACCAGGCACTGCTCATCACCTGCCCAATACAATCccaacagtgaaacatggtgctggcagcatcatgctatgGGGTGTTTTTCAGCTGCATGGACAGGACGACTGGTTGCAAGTGAAGGAAAGATGAATGCGGCCAAGTACAGAGATATCCTGGAAGAAAACCTCTTCCAGAGTGCTCAGGACCTTAGACTGGGCCAAAGGTTCaccttccaacaagacaatgaccctaagcaCACAGCTAAAATAACAAAGGCGTGTCTTCGGAACAACTCTGTGACCATTCTTGACTGGCCCAGCCAGAGCCCCGACCTAAACTCAATTGAGCATCTCTGGAGAGACCTGAAAATGGCTGTCCACCAACGTTCACCATCCAACCTGACGGAACTGGAAAGGATCTGCAAGAAAGAATTGCAGAAGATCCCCAAATCCAGGTGTGAAAAACTTGTTGCATCATTCTCAAGAAGACTCATGGCTGTACTAGCTCAAAAGGGTGCTTCTACTCAATACTGAGCAAAGGGTCTGAATAATTATGACcatgtgatatttcagttttgattttttttaataaatttgcaaaaatttctacatgtctgttttttttctgtcaagatAGGGTGCTGAGTGTacattaatgagaaataaaatgaactttttttgaTTTTAGCAAATGGCTGCAatgaaacagagtgaaaaaaatttCCATACCCACTGTATATGTTCATGACATTGTAATTGTTTGTAGCTGTTACGGTTGTTGTAATATCGTTAGCACGCTTTCATGTTATGTCAGtatgttaaatgttattatagTAGGATTGCCAAGTGATGACAGGTTATAGATTACTAAATTATGTCTAGGTCTCATGTTTATTGTATGTTTGTAGCTGTAGTTTCaggttttgtttaattaaaaggtGCTTGCACTGGAATCCCTGCATCTATGTCTTATTGCCTCTAGCGGACGGTTGCCGGCTCCGATCCACCCGTGGACGTTACAGGCTTCTTGGTATAATTAGCTGCATTTCTTCGTTGTTGTTATTGCTTAGTTAgttattttagtgttttgtttttttttttttaggttaaagACACTACCCCTGTGTGGTATGtggtgtacattttttttttttttttttttggtattaaaagaataaaacaatgcaCCCTAACAAAGCATTGTTGACTATTTCCTGTTTTCCTTTTCCAGCACACCTATGGTactttattccttacataaaacCTGTTAATGTAATCTACTATGCCTTAAAGTGTGACACAAGATAAACTGACTATATACAAAGTTTGGGAACAGGTACAGTTCATTTTAGAACAATACTCCACTTCTGAATACTACCTTGGCCTATTGTAGCGTACATTTTACACGGACTGTTTAGCCTATACTTGTGGTTGAATGTGCAAATAGAAAATAGTGCATTTCTCTGCAGCCATCAGCACCAAGGTCAGAATATATTAATGACTCACTCATCACACTCTGGAGCAGATGTAGCCACTGGTCTCCTGTGTATAGCAAGATCAAACTGGCTATTTCCAGCACTTAGAATACATTTCTCTTGAGCATAGAATCTTATCCTTATGCTCTCTCCCTCACCTGAGCACCATGTTTGTTAAAGTGCACTGTGGTTACTTTACTCATGCATCTGATTATCATGAACAGTGTGATTAACAACGCAAGTCTCTCTGGTTAGAAGAGCTGGTAGTGCAAAGTAGGTCACGTGTTCAAATCAGCCAAGataagggtgtgattataataaTTAGGACTAGGCcataataaatgattataaatacatATCAAACCTATTAAAGCACCCCTGAGGAAGTtgatataacaaaacaaaacaaaaaataaaaaaataaaaaatacacaaaactgaAATACTCTTTCCTAATAACTAATCTCGTTATTATTCATGATCTTCAAATCACACTTTAAAATCTTACTAACTTCACAGAATTAGAAACATCTGtaggttttatatattttttaattctaattttataTTCCACTACTTATTTTGTATTAAAGGATAgtcataaagcatttcactgcactactgtgtgtgttgtgtatttgatTAATCAAATCTATAATGCTGAATTGAATCAATTTTTAGTAAATTAGTACACATTTGAACCATTGCTTATAGGTCACCAGTTGATGTATAAAACAGTATACTGCATGTGGCTTTATGCAAATTTCAAAAACGAAGTTTCCAATGTAGATTTTACAATAGTACAATTGGCAAAAACCCTGCAAGTTCATGACATGAACTTTGAAGAATTGCTTTTCATATCCCAGTCGTCCCATGAGTCCATGTTCAGGGATCCTTGTAAAACATGACGAGAAGGATGATATAATTGTGTTCTTTCCCATCACTAAGCAACATATCAACAGAGAATGGAGTTTTCCGTGTTGTCCCATGAGAAGCCTGTTATTGTTGCAGGACTGgcaacattaaaaatgttccaGTGTTGCATGCAATTAACTGgaatgtttactgtatataaagtagTATATATAACcaatacatgaaaaaaacaatGGTATGAAAAAGATGGCAAAGGAGGCAGAGAGACTAGAGGAGTATCAGAAGCGACTGGACTGAGGCTATGAATTCCAATgtgaaaaaattaagaaaaatatatagtaCAGGAGTATGATGCATATCATTCTCCTGTAAGCACACTCAAATACGTATCTtatgagagggagggaaagagaaacgCTGCAGTGCAGAATCACCAGAGGAGAAAGATGAAGAGGGTGGGCCTCTGGTGTCATACGGATACCCGAAGCACCTCTGCTGCAGTGCTTGactaaaaaacttttttcctttGTAATCATTTTGCATATTTACAATGCTTGCAAGGGATATTTCTTGCTTCCATCTGTATTCTTGGTAAAATAGTGATCTCTCCTAAAACTGTACATTCAAGAATCAGCTATTCTTCCTTCATCCGCATCCTTGTGACGTCTCAGTTGTGCTTCTTTTCTGGAACTCTGGGAGTTCGCTGGTTACTGTGGAAACATACCACAAGGGCAGGCGTGATATAGAAGAAAGAccatgtgtgagagagggtgtaaGCTGGGATATTGATGAAGCTTAAAGGATaatgagcaaaaaaataaactccTCACTGACATGAGTGCGGAGACAAAAAATCATGCCATTTCTCTGTTTTAACCCTGGTAGTCAGTCAACAAATGCTGGGTTTAATTCATATCACAGAAGCTTTATATACGCTTATATAAGTAGTCTATTTCAGCTACTGTCTATCAGCTTGGTCATGATTCATCCCAAATTGCTGAACCTTACGAAATTCTCTCCTGCGGTGAAAGATGGCAATATGCAATAATTTCAGAAACTGCAAAAATAAGCATCGTGTTACATCCTAACCAGCACTACACCATAATGGCGAGCAAATTTCTATGATAATCAGTTCAGCATCACATCCAAAACATGATAACAAAGAAAGCCACCCAGTTCAATATCATTCGTTCACAGCTACTTTAGATTCACTTTAGATTACCGTTAACTTTAGATTAA from Tachysurus vachellii isolate PV-2020 chromosome 1, HZAU_Pvac_v1, whole genome shotgun sequence carries:
- the LOC132841878 gene encoding GTP-binding protein Di-Ras1-like, producing MPEQSNDYRVVVFGAGGVGKSSLVLRFVKGTFRDTYIPTVEDTYRQVISCDKSVCTLEITDTTGSHQFPAMQRLSISKGHAFILVYSITSRQSLEELKPIYQQVLAIKGNVEGIPIMLVGNKSDESQREVETKEGEAQANSWKCAFMETSAKTNHNVTELFQELLNLDKKRDMSLNMRSSKQRRADKLKAKCSIM